The sequence below is a genomic window from Sander lucioperca isolate FBNREF2018 chromosome 10, SLUC_FBN_1.2, whole genome shotgun sequence.
TAATTTAAGTGTAGAGGAGACGGGCACTAGTTGACAGCAGAGGAACAGAGGACTTAGCAGTCTAAATCTGGTCTGCTCTGTTAGAGCCACAAAGTATTGGAACTCAGTACCAAGCGAGATCAGAGAATGTAACAGCTTTGCTGgttttaaattaaagatgaaatCATGGCTGAAATCAACCCAATTATGTTCCCATCAAGCATAAACCCAAACAGCTAACCTTAATGTTGTGAAGTCCTGTTGTAGTGGTGTTTtaatgttgttattgttgttgtttaaatGTCTTCATGTTGTGGTTCTTGTTGTCAAAgtggtgtttttgtgttttggttttttgttgttgtagtggGCGAGTTTTAATACTGTGAAATTTGATTGTTGTCCTttactgttgtgttagcattttTATACTCCAGTGTTAGGTTTCCCTTCTGACAGAGATGTTATCCTCTGtttcctgcccagggactacagatgaaaattaaCTCTGGTACTGCTAAGGagctgtgcattgtccctgtcaaataaataaataaaataaatctctTCCTTGGTCAATAGTGTGACATGTAATGAGCCCTTTTAGATAATTTTTTGTAATGAATCCCTGAAAACTTGTGAAATATAAATAGTGACACTATGCCCTCCCTCCATGCCTTCTTCACTGGTAAGGTGCACACAAGGCTTGCTTGTCTCTTTCATGTAATCATTGCTTCCTGTCATTCACTTAATCCTCAttactctttttttctcataGAGGAGGGGCTCATGTCCTATAATTAATTTCTAGATCACTGTGATAGAAAAGGGGACACTAACATACTCATAAGCTTTGTCCTCATGTCTTAAATATTGAGTTGGATCTTTCTTGTCATTGCTCCATAAAGCACTTAAAGAAAGTCTTGTTTTTGTCAACCAGTTTTATTATAAGTTTACATAAGAGACAATATATGAAATAGTAGCAGGAGGAAGCCAACCTACTTACTTCATATTGACGAGAAAGCTTATTTTAACAGTTTGTGCACCTACCTCTCCTTGTCTGCCTACGCTGATCTGGTCATCTGTGACTGTGTGCGGTCTTTAAGTGGCATCAGGCTGCTTATAGCAGAACAGGGCTCTGTGAAATCGCCAAGGACATGGGCATCCTTGATCTGAAGCTGCGTAGCAACAAGAGGATGAGAGGGAGCAATCAGAGACACGGGTGAACAGGGCTGTCATGTTGAATTAACGGAGAACTGTACAACCCCGCAGAGAAAGATTACCCCGGGCACTAATGGAAGACTTGTCAGACTatccttctctcttcttcagGGCTTGCCTTTTTTATCGCATCCTCCctctaaattttttttaatatctcaCACAATCCTTTTAGTTCACTCTTTTAACATCTCCTTCCTGTCTTATTTTGTACTCACCTTCTTCCTAATGCTCTCCTAATCCCCAAGGTAAGGCCAAGGAAGCAAGAATAGAAAAATGAAAAGTTTCTCTGAGGGCAGAGGCCAGGGTTGTCCCTTTTACCTCTCATATGTCTGTCCTCTACTCCTGTATCCTTCCCTCGATCCTGTCTCGCGTGTTGTCTGGGCGAGATGGAGAGTTGGACTTCAGTGGCAGGAGCCTTTGGTCCTCTCAGTGCCCAATTATACTGAGATCACAGGAATGGATGTGTTGGCATCTGTGCATTTAGCAACTTGGGcagggaacacacacacgcacaatccCAGTAGACTCTACTGAGTAGAGGTATAAGCTTGCAgattaacgtgtgtgtgtgtgtgtgtgtgtgtgtgtgtgtgtgtgtgtgtgtgtgtgtgtgtgtgtgtgtgtgtgtgtgtgtgtgtgagtgagactaTATTcttggggtccaaaaaccggggaatacagtatacttgtggggtctgcacagccttgtggggcccaaaatgctggaccccacacgattaaagggctgtttgagggttaagacttggttttaggattagggttagaattaggttatggttagggtgagggtaagggttaaggttaggcatttagttgtgatgattaaggttagggtaaggggctagggaatgcattatgtcaatgacgggtccccacaaagatagtgaaacaaacgtgtgtgtgtgtgtgtgtgtgtgtgtgtgtgtgtgtgtgtgtgtgtgtgtgtacgtgtgtaccCACTCATCTCTTGGGCCATTTGTTGTGAGCCCTTCGCTTTTTGTATGCAGGCAGATGATGAACTGCCAGACACCTGTCCATGGATTCTGGCATATATTGACACTCGCTGGCAACAATGGCTGTTGTTCACACACAgttgcgcacgcacacacatttgcTGATTTGTACAAACCCACACTGACCGAAACAGTGCTTgaactcacacactcacttgtCAGCGGTCTCACTCTTAAGATTTATTGTGACAAGTACGGCTTTAAGACAGCACTGCTGTAGCTGctacttttttttcatactgAATCACTGGTTGGTGAGgcaacatacaaacatacacacactgtgctTTTTCTGGCATTGTGAATGGAGAGCTGTCACTTTCACTGCCAGCCCTGTCATAGCTTGTCAAAAAGGTGTTTGGAGAAGATAAAGACAGAGGAGGAAAGGACAAATGCAAGGTGGAAGGAATATTTTGTTTGTCAAGTTTTGATGCCTTTCTCACATTTTAAGGTCACTGCATTGCAGCTGTGAAGTAAAGCACTTGCCTTAGGTTGGCATAAGAATAGTAAACACTTTACTTGACTGTAGCAACAcgaaaaagagaaacaaagtatTCTGAAAGTAAGTTTGCTTTGGTAGACAATCCCTGTAAATCCACACCATCCCCTTGCCTTTGTCTTTTTCCTTCATACACAGCAAAGTAGGACATGTGGGCACTTTTGTTATTACCGTAtaagaataaagaaaatgaaGGTTACTGTGAGGACAGCTCATTCTCCCTTTGTCTAGACAGTAAGCCAGAAAGCAGACAGATGACATCAGAGGGACACATCATTTTCATAACTTTTCATCCTTGCTGCTTAATGTCTACCCCCACGCATCTCTCTCCCACtacatttctttctctctctgtcactcaacCTCTTTGTTTTATTGTGGTCGCTGTTGTTTCTCATACATTTAACAACATGTAATATATTCACTGTGAAAGTAAGTGTTTTTATATTCATAAATTCCCCCCTCCATTCCCATGTCTTCTGTCTGGCGCAGCCCTATCTGAAGAGCTGGTCCCAGGACCTTGGTGTCCCCATCCTGTCAGTGGACTACTCTCTGGCCCCTGAGGCCCCCTTCCCAAGGGCCCTGGAGGAGTGTTTCTATGCCTACTGCTGGGCTCTGAGAAACCACCACCTACTAGGTACACATAAATCACACAGCATTGTTTATTTTGGAGTGCTGGCTTTTTTAGCTCCCctatacattttctgtttaattATTAAAGTAGTTGGAAAAGTATATGCAGTTGAAATGCTAAATACATTAGGCAGGTAAAAGAAAGTAGATTTATTTTACTTAATGAGCAGGCATAACAAAAGGGGTCAAACTCACTCATTTCAGAGTGAAGGTGTCCTGTGGACTGCTTCTGTAAATCCTCGCCAACGTTTACCAATTCCCTGTACCCCTCAAGAGAATTCATCACTTTGCAAGTAATCTTGCTGCAGCACAATGTCTTGCACTTTACCCTGTGTTCTGCAAAATCACACAAATTATGATGCTCGATATTCAGGCAGACAACAAAAGACATCTGGTCGATTTGGGGTACATCCGCCCGCTGAAGCACGCTGTGTCAAATTAACAGTGATCGCAGTGCAATATGTTTGTGCTGTAGTGTACAAGAAAACAATATCACGGCCATGAGGCAGACAGCGAGACAACACCCCCTTAAAGCAGCCACATATTCAGCAGTGTTATGGTGGAGAAGAGAGATCCTGTTACTTGATTTGGGTCACACTGCTTTTTCTTGCACCACAGTGCATTTTCTCTTAGATGTCTCATTTCATTTTATGTTCCACTTTTCTATGTTTTCCCATTGttttctttccctctttttCTTCACCGCTATCATCACTGTCCTATTTTTATCTCTCCAGGCTGGACCGGAGAGAAAGTGTGTCTGGCTGGTGACAGTGCGGGAGGCAACTTGTCTGTGACGACATCAATGCGCGCTGCTGCCTTTGGTGTGCGAATGCCAGATGGCATCGTGGCAGTCTACCCGGCTACCCTGCTGACCGCCTACGCATCTCCCTCCCGTCTGCTAACACTTATGGATCCCCTGCTGCCGCTCAGTGTGCTCTCCAGGTGTCTCAGCGCCTACGctggtaaatgtgtgtgtgtgtgtgtgggtgtttaaaaaagaaaatctggtCTGGATTTTTCATTTATCTGGTGGAGTTGAGAATTAAGTTTACGTCTATTTTCCTCcattttattgcatgtctcTGCTGCTCCACATTATACATATATTCTTAACATAATGGGCTTCACTGTTGTTGATGCCAGACtcgtttgacaaaaacagtacttttccctcgcagaacacgggagtttgTGGTCCATCGATGCCTCgatcagtttgtttgtgttattgtgtgactttggtgaattCAAACTAACCCTTCAGAACACCAAagtatggataagtacctcattcAATCCCACTTCAAaggtgtgttttcttttgcagtgctggaacagttattttcattatcaattaagaTATTCTATtccatttaaatatatatataaataattccgtctaaacatattttttttaattaatgagTCTGACCACCAGCTAAAATACTAAAAAGCTACATTTAAATAGATTTTGTGTCAATGAAACTAATGTCTGTTTTAGGACAGTAATAACAATCTTATTAATCATGAAACTATTTTGCTCTCATCTTGGATGTCACTGTTCCTTATGTAGTACACAATGTGTATAATATAAGAAATTGTAATCATAAATCTTTATTGATTTTATTCTAGCCGTATTGTATTGTGTCTGAAATAACTCAAACTTATTAGGATATAGATTGTTTTTCATGTGTTGTCAAAAATGCATGTAAAAAGCAGAACACTTACAAGTCTTTTGATAAATTGTTGTCTCACAAGAAAAGGAGGACCGTAATTTGCAACATATGCTAAATTCTGACAGAGATATTGTTTATCCTGTGTCGCCTTTCAATAACTGAACTAAAACACTAATCATTTTCTACTTACTCCTACACTCATCACGTGTATTGCTATCTGTGATACAAATTGCTATGTTGCAGTATTGAACCAACAACTGTCATTTTTTTCTACTTAACTCACTATTATGCCTTTCCTGTTATTTCTTTCCCATCCTTTCTGTTGTTACTCATTCATGCTTATTCAAGAATAACAAAACCACTTTTTATCTCTCTTGTACATCGATCTTCTATCAGCTATCCTACTAAGCCTTCCTCCATGTCTCCTTCTCCAGGTGCTGACCCGCAAACCGAGACACAGATAGAGAAGGCGAGCACGATGAGCATGGTGAGGAGAGACACAGCTCTGCTGCTCAGAGATTTCCGACAGGGAGCCTCCAACTGGATCCACTCTCTGCTGGATTCCAACAGAGCCTCAGCCTCCCCCAGTACAGCTGCAGAGGCGCCACCAGGAGCCACTGGTATACCActgactgtgactgtgtgtatgggtgtgtttaTGCATGCATTCAGGTGGGAACGCTGGATGAGATGTGGTGCTTTGATCGCATCTATCTgctgaaaggtgtgtgtgtgtgtgtgtgtgtgtgtgtgtgtgtgtgtgtgtgtgtgacattttcAGCATCTTCATTAGGCCAATTTTGAGTGCAACAACATCAACTGCCCCAAAGTTCATTTACACTCCATATGGAGGAGGTTATTGATATGGATCTCCTTTATTCAGCATTCAACTAACCAATTACTGCTTTATCCTACCTTGTTAGGTAACACTCCTGTAGCCCATTCATATCAATTCACCTCTTTGGAGCAGCAGGGCTTTGACAGTAATTGTTAATTGTAGCCACCGTAAATCTAGTGGCGAATCGTAATTTCCCTGGTGTCCCCTTAGTTAGGTGACACCCCCACAGCTGCAAGCCCAAACTAATGAGAATGTCATTGGTGGGTGTACATTATTAAAAGGCCATCATGGTGCTGAGATGGTTCATTATTAAAGAGATGGGAGATCGGTGGCGTTTTGTGAAGAGACTAGCCATGACGACTCTTACAGCTGTGTTTTGACGGCTCAGGGCGGGCGGATGATATCACCGTGCCAGCACTGTTTGAATTTCCTCCACCCACTTCTCTATTCTTCCTGATACATCCCAATTTGCATTTTATGCTTTTAGCTGTTGGCTGTCAACCAGAGGACATATGATAAGTGGAAACGGTAGAATAAGTAAAAGTGATTGTGTACTACTAGGTGTGTATTTTTTCCTGTCCTCCAGCTGCCATTGACCCCAAGTCTGTATACTTTACACATCATATAATTAAGCTTTAGCGTTAGTTAATGCAGGACACTGAAGTCATACGCCCGCTGATTATATTATCATTCctatcagacacacaccaatcacagccattctcACATCAAGGCGGTCCCTTTTAAATGTGACTCTCTCCTCACTGGTCCCTGCTACACTGACGCTGCTTCactcactgctgctgctagcaATGTTTTGCCTCCACCACCCTAGCCTCCACCTTCCTAGTTCAGAGTCCTAACATGACTCAAAGTTTAAAAAGGGTTTtcaatgtctttcttttggctCCCTCTTTTTTTTACCCAGGGGGGTTTCTGCATGGTGCTCCCTGTTTCagcttagcatgctgcttggctgGTCCAGGGAGCATTATCAAGAGCGGAGCCATCAGCGCCAAGCataactgtatttccatttgttgcaataaatggttaaatctatgacgagagtgttcctgactgaaCTGCACTTTGTGTGgttaatagtttttttattgacttatttttgttttgtttgtttctcttttgttgtttctctgaaacatttagttttgttttgccAAATGCCTCAATTATTATTTCCCCTTCTCTCCATCTTGTTTCTTAGACACAGTGAGGAAGAGCATTTCAGAGGCGTCCATCTCTTCTCGTCACGCAGACCCCCCTGTAGCCTCCGAGACCTCGGAGTTTCCCTCCAGGAATCTATCTGTTAAGAGTCAGACTTGCCAGGACTTGGGATCCCACAACAATTCCACTTCTCACAGTGCACCGTTGCTCAATGAGCGCACTGTACGTCACGCTTGAACATGTTTATGTTGAGATTGACATGCTCTCAGTTGATGCTCTTATCCAGAAGAAGTTAACAGCATTAAATGGCTAAGGGCTGTTACTTAAAAGAACACTCAGCTGTTAGTGGGGATTGTTGTGGGAATTTAACCTGTGATGATGGGAAGGTCTGTACTTTGATGATAATTATTGCACCATTGCAGTGAAGAGAAATCACACCAGCCTCCAACCTATGATCAGGTTATCTTTGCTTTCAGACAGCTTGCAATAAAACGATTTAGCCTACAGCTATAGCCTTTTTAAGAGGCTCAACAGTTTATCAACGTTGAGACATTTTGGCCCTCTATCGTACAATGTTGTATACCCTGCAGTGATGTGCATGTTTCATCTCGATGAACTCAGCTGAGATTATGTCACCCATGCCTAATGAACAGATTTGGCTTTAAAATGCTGACTGAATATCAAAACGTTTTGGTTGTGCAGGTACCAGTTAGGTATTGCAGATTATCCTCGCATGTATTTTCACACAGGCAGAATGGATTAGTGGCTGGCTTGGGAAAAATAGCAAGCAGTGTTGACGCAAGATTTTAAATATGCTTTTCCTCCTTAAAATGGGGATTGTTCAGCCAAGACTCTCAGGCATCGAGCCAAGGTTTAGAAGATCTTCACAAGGacaaagtgctgtgtgtgtatttgtaatcAAGTTTGCCTGTCTAATATTTTATGCCTTTCTTCTTATTTCCTCAACATTACCTTCACTGTCAACTCAGTGCTGTCTAACCTCTCCTGAATTATTTCTTATCTCTTTTTTATGTAGCCAGAAGATGTGAATTTCTTCCTCTCCAAGGATGTGGATCCCGCCGTGTCCAGCGACCTGTTTTCAGTAGCTTTACCACCCCCTGCTGTAGAGGAGGGATTAGAGCTGGAGCACCCTGTGGAGTTCCCCTTGGGATTTGAGCCACTGCGCTCAGAGAAGCCATCTAAAATGAGGTTGCACAGCTCTCCAGTGTTCAAGGATCCGTTCTGCTCTCCTCTGCTGGCTCCTGATAGCATGCTGAAAGGGCTGCCACCTGTACACATAGTGGTAAGGAGAAGCAACCGTGTGAATGATTGACAGGATAATGGTAGGTAAATGGGAAATTATACAGTTAAATACACAGAGGTTAAAGGTTGCTCACTCAAATCAAGTGTCAAGCTGTCAATTATTACATTAAAGGGCTTTTGATGCCCTTGCAACTGTCTACATTTGGTTGCATGTATGATCCTCTATGAGAAAGCTAATCATTCATACGGTATGTTTCTTCAACAAGTTTTCAACTTAGCGGCTATGATGTTGTTAGAGCTTGCAGGAGCAGACCTGGATAAGGATTGTTTGTTTATGATGGTGAAGAAGAGAAGGGAGGAGCAGAGAGAAGGTTTAGGAGGTAAAACCATGCAAAAATGTTAAGAGCTAAATTACCGAGGACTGTACAATGCTTACATCAGAGTGAGATGGAGTGTGATGGGAGAGATGGGAAGGTTGAAGCCTGTTCTCTTATGTGAGAAGggtgttaaaatgaaaatgaagaaattgCTGCTGATTTTTAAGTGGCTAGAGTGAGTCAGCGAGAATGTAAAGAAAGCGGGGACAAAAGAGACTGGGATGCTTGGCTTCCTTTTCTTCATCCCTTAATTAAGATTCTTGACATGTCTGAAGGGAATCCTAATTTGCTTTTCACCACCCCTTTCCCTCCCTCTCgcttcttctctctcccctctcaggCTTGTGCATTAGACCCCATGCTGGATGACTCTGTGATGTTTGCCAAGCGTTTGAGGAACATAAACCAGCCTGTCACTCTGTGCGTGGTGGACGACCTCCCCCATGGCTTCCTCAGCCTATCGCAGCTCTGCAGCGACACGAAGGAGGCAGCCAACGTCTGCGTGGAGAGAATTCGCGCCGTCTTCACTCAGAAGGACACACCACCAGAGCCACGCAAGCACCGCAAGCTGGAAAGGACCGATAGGGGTGTATCGGCTTCTCCTGGGGAAGATGGTTCTCTCTTCGTAGGCCCCATAGAGAGAGGGGAGCTAGCTGTCAGGAGAGGGACTAGAATTGCTGATGGGGAGGGCTTAGTTGCTGTGGCAGCCCAGAACAACACTGACACTGTTGGTATTGGGCCTTAAATAAGGTTAGATAAAAAAGCAGTTTACCCGAGGAGTGAAGGGACAAAGAGTAAATGAAAGTCAGACAAATTTAGGCAGTGCAATGCctaaaagggagagagaaagcaTCCTGAAAAACCGAAAGGGggaatactgtgtgtgtgtgtgtgtgtgtgtgtggcagtctAATTttgagagacaaaaaaaataggAGGAGCACTGAAATACAACTTCCTCTGCTTTACAATCACTTGCATTACTTGCCCGTGCACCATCATGCACCGAGGCAAAGCTGGCAGTCAAAACGAACACACCCACAAAAGACTTTTAGACTATTTTAGAATAAAATGGTAATTTACCAACTACTTGGATCAAAGACTAGCACTCACCCACACATGCAGCACACATACTTAACAGAGTTGCCATTCGGCAGCGGACGCTCGGACATAAAGCAGCGGAGAAGATACTTAAGACGAGGCCTGAATGGGTGATTCATCTAGGCTAAGGCAGTCATTTTAGGCACTAATCAGATAGTGGTAGGCACACTATATGCTCAGTATAGAGTCATCCCCATCAAAATGTCCACTTGTACTTTAGGAAGCCACTCTAAATCACACTTAATAACTCCACATTGTGTTATCTATTACGCCAGTTTGGCAGTCAATACAGCTCACTTTGTGGATAGTAACTCTGTTGACTCTCTCTCAAATAGAATTACAACACTTAAGAGAACAGACTGAAAGGCTCTAAACTGGATGAATTGATGTACTTGAGATAATGTTGCAGTTTTTAATCATATCATTAACCCTATGCAGtacttttgttatttatatCCTTTTTTATTTCTAGATTTTAATCCTTGAATCATTACAGGTTTGTTGTTGATACACcatattgtttgtttaatgtaATCATATGCtgtttattcaacatttttgaatGTGCTCAATATTTACCTCTGCTTCTTTGGCACAACCGCTCCGACATCCCTGGCCTTTCCCATTAAACTCCTCTCTGAAATGCATACTGATAGGATAGAATAAATGTACAACATTATTACACAGGGACACAGTACCCTATCTAGATGCTGCCTGGGGCTTTTTGTTGTGTCGATATTACTAATGCAAAGATTGCATTTTATTAATTGCTACATTAAAATTTGTGGAGATGCACTGAGATGCATTATTTTCTGAAGACCAAGTACTTGCTTAAAGACGTGGGAACCAGCTTTATTAGTCTAAGAACAGTCCTAGCATTTAGATGGCTGAAAGGGGCTAAATGTTCTAATTGTTATTATTTCAATACTTCAATTGGTCAACATTCTCCTTCTGCAGAAGTAAGAGAGAAAGGGGCAGCAAAAAGCCCTTAGCTAAACTCCACGGCACTGATTCCCTCTCAGGTTGTCCCCGTTCCTCGCCAGGTGATATTGCTCACTACTTACTGTGCTCTGCACAGTATGCAGTGTGTCAAAGTACCACTTCTCTTGAGTCAGGGGACTTCCTGCCTGACAATCTGTTTCTACAAATCAGAGGCTTTTAGGCAAAACTAGAGGACCCTGACCAAGAAAAGAGATTGTAAGAGTGCTGTGTAAAAGCCACCAAACTTGTATTAAGTCAACTAAAAGTGGCTGGTGGACCAGATGTTTTTGCTTTCCACCATCACATTCATGGTTGACTTTGTTTTGGATAACCTGACGGCACTCCTCTGAGCGTATTGCCACCGAAGCACTTGAAAGTACACAAAAATGTCCTTCGGAGGTTCAGTCCCTCTATCAGGTCCAACTAAATATAGATGCCAACAATGCTGGCACTGTCCTGCCCTTGCCTGGTAACAGGACTAGGGTTGCCAGGTCTGTAGAGAGGGATGCTGTGTGATGAATAGGATTTAACTGAAGCTCCGAGTGCAAAATCCTCCCCCCGTAGAAGAGCAGGATTTTCAGCAGCAAAGTCATGCTACAGGATTAGACCATGCTCAGTTCTGTCAGCTTGGAGTACTTACTGCAATATTTTTAGTCAGATTGATGGAAAGAACCAGGACCGTGAAGAGGAAGAAAGTAATGCACTCATCCTCTCCGAGATACTGGGCTGAAGTTTGTACTTGCTTTACTAGCCGCTGTTTATGCTCACACTGCACTTTTGCAGTAGTTAGGCGATCCGTGCAAGTGTATTTTAAGCTTGTATACgtgtcactgttttttttgtgtgtggaatGTGGAAATTCAATTGATCACGCTAGTCTCTGTGGTGTGAGGAACACAAGCTCATGTCATATGTTCACATAAAAACACGTTTGGCACTTTACAGTCAGGAGACTATTCATAGTATTAATCATCTGTAGCTGAGAGCAACCTCAAACCACTATGGGACAATGTCTTTTGTCTGTGATATCGACTTGACTCCATTAATCTTGTAAAACACTACCGCCTGAAACCCAGCAGGGTTGATTGACCATTTGTATCAAGTGAGCTActactaaactttattttttaaatgtgtcaaATTCACCCACTTGCTGTTTATTGACCTCTGTATGCCTCTTACCCTTGACGACCACTCATGCATCAAGTTAACCTGACTGCAGGAGATGTACCAGAGAGTCCATCTGGTGTTTTGGACAAATAGGTTTGCAGTGTTACCTTTTTTAGTTTTCCCAATTCCTTGCATTTGTGTGGCTCTTACATTAGTGTTGCTGCTTCATAGCGTCTTAATTGTTATTCTTTCACTGACCAACTTTATTATCACAAATTGTCCTTGTGAGTACAAGCTAGTTGTAGTAGTTTAGTGTAATGGTGCTTTTTTTGTCGTTCAATTATCAGGTTGTACAGCAAACTTCCTAAGTTTTACTCTTCCAAAACTCTTTTTacttgagattttttttttgctgcaggcTTATTTCGTCAAAGTGCAATACTTCTACAAACGTGAGCTAGCTGCTTCAACATTTACAGTAAAGCTATGCAGTTACACATCACAGTCTGTTTCCTCAGTCagaaatgctgtgatgctgtttATTGTTGTGTAATGTGTTTGAATCTCCTCAAGGTTGTTGGCATACCAACCTACATACCACAGCACTTTTTTTTGAACTTCCTGGAAACCTCAAAAGCATCAATGCGTTGATGCGACTGACCTCAATACTAATTTGATTAATAAGTTAGATCTTCTAAATGTATTGTTAGTTTCAAAACGGAACCAAATACTGCAGCCAAAGTCTTGTAACAGATGTGTTGTTCTTGCCGTTTAGTGTTTGCTGGTGTCAATGCAGGTGCTAGTCAGTGCCATAGCTTGTCTGCACTTCATATGCAAATTGCTCTGAACTGTAAAATGTAATTCTGATGTAGAATATAattagcctttaaaaaaaaaaaaaaaaaaaaaaaagccatagactGGAAACAAAGCTGTCTTAAATTAAATTTTCTTTTATTCAAAACGCCACAAGTGCAAACctgtgaataaaaaaagaatgtatATTAAACATTATATGATTCATGtagatatttttactttcagATTTGTTAattagattgattgattgattgattgattgatttgacTGCATTTTCTTTGCAGGTTTCATACTACAGAGTTGTGTCCGATATGCCACGAGTAGGCTGGTTTCTTCCTTTGTTGATTTGtatctaaataaatatattctccCATGAATCGCTGTTGTGTTCGAGAATCATCCATTTCTTTGCATTGATCGAAAGAGAACGAAAGGTTAGCTAAAAGTCACTGAGAATAAGGAAATATAGATTATAATTCAATCTAGCTGGTCAGATCTTGGCTTTTGattcttttttatgtatttgtgaATATTAAAAACTCAATTGAATTTTACCCAAATATTGAAAGTCAGGACTTGGGGAAAGGTCAAATacaagtttgacattttgtgaaatgtaTAAAGTGTCAGATCAAATCTTAAAAACACACTGCAGAGAGCTCTGTGATATTATTCCTTTATCATTTCTCTACACAAAGATGGAAAGTAACCAAGTACTGTAAGTATAGTTTTTTGTACTACTAGtacttttatttccatttgatgcTACTTTATAGTTTTACTCCACAGCATTTCTGAGGACA
It includes:
- the lipeb gene encoding hormone-sensitive lipase isoform X3, producing the protein MASNKKSGGSSRFEKGVNGRRLSKHKEGLVVMDTKAVFAALYSVCEENATFFSGGAKGSQGDAARRLVDTMKLIKEHARSLEPVISGFAAVYHHYDFDPHIPANGYRSLVKVVRCCLLHIIQKGRYITANRRSIFFRVAHNAGEMEAYCNALCQLRALLYLAQRMLHDNSHGNLFFQDESGLSESFVREYSSMHKGCFYGRCLGFQFSPGIRPCLQTIAIGLVAFGENYKRHQSGIVEAGGVAPYGVAASSFFTSGKYAIDPELRGAEFERITQNLDVHFWKAFWNITETEVLSSLASMTSTQVKVNRTLSVPAVPFDLPLAANHRASVTIAPPSAHIGTAPVQMRLISYDLREGQDSEALLSLARAEGGAISLSLGLKTKRLPSSPCLLIHFHGGGFVAQTSKSHEPYLKSWSQDLGVPILSVDYSLAPEAPFPRALEECFYAYCWALRNHHLLGWTGEKVCLAGDSAGGNLSVTTSMRAAAFGVRMPDGIVAVYPATLLTAYASPSRLLTLMDPLLPLSVLSRCLSAYAGADPQTETQIEKASTMSMVRRDTALLLRDFRQGASNWIHSLLDSNRASASPSTAAEAPPGATDTVRKSISEASISSRHADPPVASETSEFPSRNLSVKSQTCQDLGSHNNSTSHSAPLLNERTPEDVNFFLSKDVDPAVSSDLFSVALPPPAVEEGLELEHPVEFPLGFEPLRSEKPSKMRLHSSPVFKDPFCSPLLAPDSMLKGLPPVHIVACALDPMLDDSVMFAKRLRNINQPVTLCVVDDLPHGFLSLSQLCSDTKEAANVCVERIRAVFTQKDTPPEPRKHRKLERTDRGVSASPGEDGSLFVGPIERGELAVRRGTRIADGEGLVAVAAQNNTDTVGIGP
- the lipeb gene encoding hormone-sensitive lipase isoform X5 — protein: MDTKAVFAALYSVCEENATFFSGGAKGSQGDAARRLVDTMKLIKEHARSLEPVISGFAAVYHHYDFDPHIPANGYRSLVKVVRCCLLHIIQKGRYITANRRSIFFRVAHNAGEMEAYCNALCQLRALLYLAQRMLHDNSHGNLFFQDESGLSESFVREYSSMHKGCFYGRCLGFQFSPGIRPCLQTIAIGLVAFGENYKRHQSGIVEAGGVAPYGVAASSFFTSGKYAIDPELRGAEFERITQNLDVHFWKAFWNITETEVLSSLASMTSTQVKVNRTLSVPAVPFDLPLAANHRASVTIAPPSAHIGTAPVQMRLISYDLREGQDSEALLSLARAEGGAISLSLGLKTKRLPSSPCLLIHFHGGGFVAQTSKSHEPYLKSWSQDLGVPILSVDYSLAPEAPFPRALEECFYAYCWALRNHHLLGWTGEKVCLAGDSAGGNLSVTTSMRAAAFGVRMPDGIVAVYPATLLTAYASPSRLLTLMDPLLPLSVLSRCLSAYAGADPQTETQIEKASTMSMVRRDTALLLRDFRQGASNWIHSLLDSNRASASPSTAAEAPPGATDTVRKSISEASISSRHADPPVASETSEFPSRNLSVKSQTCQDLGSHNNSTSHSAPLLNERTPEDVNFFLSKDVDPAVSSDLFSVALPPPAVEEGLELEHPVEFPLGFEPLRSEKPSKMRLHSSPVFKDPFCSPLLAPDSMLKGLPPVHIVACALDPMLDDSVMFAKRLRNINQPVTLCVVDDLPHGFLSLSQLCSDTKEAANVCVERIRAVFTQKDTPPEPRKHRKLERTDRGVSASPGEDGSLFVGPIERGELAVRRGTRIADGEGLVAVAAQNNTDTVGIGP